A DNA window from Calliphora vicina chromosome 1, idCalVici1.1, whole genome shotgun sequence contains the following coding sequences:
- the blp gene encoding mitochondrial import inner membrane translocase subunit Tim16, with translation MAKYLAQIIVLGGQAIGKAFAKALRQEIAASQEAARRGGGGRQGEKRSEANARTGMTLDEAKQILNLNDLENLEQITKNYEHLFNVNDKAKGGSFYIQSKVYRAKERIDQELKEAIEAQQAKIKRQEAAASGKDDKQR, from the exons ATGGCCAAGTATTTAGCACAAATTATTGTTTTGGGCGGCCAAGCTATTGGCAAGGCATTTGCTAAAGCCCTAAGACAAGAAATAGCCGCTTCCCAAGAGGCTGCACGTCGTGGTGGTGGTGGACGTCAAGGAGAAAAGAGATCGGAAGCTAATGCTAGAACGG GCATGACTCTGGATGAGGCCAAACAAATTCTCAATCTTAACGATTTGGAAAATCTCGAACAAATCACCAAAaactatgaacatttattcaACGTCAACGATAAGGCCAAAGGTGGTTCTTTTTACATACAATCTAAAGTTTATCGGGCAAAAGAACGTATCGATCAAGAACTGAAAGAGGCTATAGAAGCTCAACAAGCTAAAATAAAGAGACAAGAGGCCGCAGCATCGGGGAAAGATGATAAACAACGATGA
- the Fbxl7 gene encoding F-box/LRR-repeat protein 7 has product MSHQTARRATAPTSLECPLASLGRTSNAVMDSLNGLHQPTFHHPLSSSPLDPQVYQMSRKSPDLSIDTDTDIIYHTTSVSQQGDTVDGLRGDLEDTQQSAKNTTQDRQQVTAQLYDLSRSSSQSSLDQPQPIQHKAATFELRGRQHPLNGSTVLPTSASVGRTAQQQQRSNLCVGVNANQQRNFLALEHLIQYGRHERGPSAYVLHSNSADTEDSSDAAPGTTTTSRLTRHQNGRGTVPAAATNGNGRNAQYYLEKKMDALYLGSAIRGLPLGSEASNYQSERYYLEDGLRSMCEFSDGNERLQDPHLLHHRASSPSETSGSDRYLLNRTNSPANAFSSSNHIDNFSSSNNNTSSSSNLALDQRYHHSKVKSLSDGLCNLGRFSPSLDQGYATLVSPSPTGHHPNTITTHSIVHHPPPAAMSAAAAIARRHVETGPPPWSKKGPFRSGPLFDRLPDEAILKVFQWFDSCELCSLARVCRRFEQLAWRPVLWKVITLKGEHLNGDKALKMIFRQLCGQTRNGSCPDVERVMLADGCRISDKGLQLLTRRCPELTHLQLQTCVNVSNQALVDVLTKCTNVQHLDVTGCTQINTITPNPNLEPPRRLLLQYLDLTDCTALDDVGLKIVVKNCPQLVYLYLRRCIQITDAGLKFVPSFCIALKELSVSDCLNITDFGLYELAKLGAALRYLSVAKCDRVSDAGLKVIARRCYKLRYLNARGCEAVSDDSITVLARSCPRLRALDIGKCDVSDAGLRALAESCPNLKKLSLRNCDMITDRGVQCIAYYCRGLQQLNIQDCQISIEGYRAVKKYCKRCIIEHTNPGFC; this is encoded by the exons ATGTCTCATCAAACAGCTAGACGCGCTACAGCGCCTACAAGTTTAGAATGTCCGTTGGCCTCGTTGGGACGTACTAGCAATGCGGTTATGGACTCTTTGAATGGCCTACATCAGCCCACCTTTCATCATCCCTTAAGCTCAAGTCCTCTAGATCCTCAAGTTTATCAAATGTCTCGAAAATCTCCCGATCTTAGCATAGATACTGATACGGATATTATTTATCATACCACGTCGGTATCGCAACAGGGAGATACAGTCGATGGCCTGAGAGGAGATTTGGAGGATACACAACAAAGTGCCAAAAATACCACACAAGACAGGCAGCAGGTCACTGCTCAACTGTATGATCTCTCCCGATCATCGTCACAAAGTTCTCTAGATCAGCCCCAGCCCATACAACATAAAGCCGCCACCTTTGAGTTGAGAGGACGACAGCATCCCCTAAATGGTTCCACCGTATTGCCTACATCTGCCTCGGTAGGCCGTACTGCTCAGCAGCAACAGAGATCGAATTTGTGCGTGGGCGTGAATGCCAATCAACAGCGTAATTTTTTAGCCTTGGAACATTTAATACAATACGGTCGTCACGAACGGGGGCCCAGTGCCTATGTACTGCACAGTAACAGTGCCGACACTGAGGACTCAAGTGATGCTGCTCCCGGCACCACGACCACTAGCCGTTTGACACGCCATCAAAATGGTCGCGGCACAGTGCCGGCGGCCGCTACAAATGGTAATGGTCGTAATGCTCAATATTATTTGGAGAAGAAAATGGATGCTTTATATTTGGGTAGTGCCATACGAGGTTTGCCGTTGGGTTCCGAAGCTAGTAATTATCAAAGTGAACGTTATTATCTGGAGGATGGTCTGCGCAGTATGTGCGAGTTTAGTGATGGCAATGAGAGGTTACAAG ATCCTCATCTGCTACATCATCGCGCCTCGAGTCCTAGCGAAACTAGTGGTTCCGATCGTTATCTCTTGAATCGCACTAACTCACCCGCCAATGCGTTTAGTTCATCGAACCACATAGACAACTTTTCCAGTTCAAATAACAACACCTCCTCATCGTCGAATTTGGCCTTGGACCAGCGCTATCATCACAGCAAAGTGAAAAGTTTATCCGATGGTTTGTGTAATTTAGGCAGATTTTCACCTAGTCTAGATCAGGGTTATGCCACCTTGGTGTCACCCTCACCCACTGGCCATCATCCGAACACCATAACAACACACAGTATAGTACATCATCCACCGCCGGCTGCCATGTCGGCAGCGGCGGCCATAGCCCGGAGACACGTGGAAACCGGACCACCCCCATGGTCTAAGAAAGGACCATTCAGATCGGGTCCTCTATTTGACCGCCTGCCAGATGAGGCAATTTTGAAAGTCTTCCAATGGTTCGATAGTTGTGAATTGTGCAGTTTGGCGCGGGTTTGTCGGAGATTTGAACAGTTGGCCTGGCGTCCGGTATTGTGGAAAGTTATTACCTTGAAAGGGGAACACTTGAACGGTGACAAAgctttgaaaatgatttttcgCCAGTTGTGTGGTCAGACACGTAATGGCTCGTGTCCGGATGTGGAGAGAGTTATGCTGGCCGATGGCTGTCGTATATCGGATAAGGGACTACAGCTACTGACCCGACGATGTCCGGAATTGACACACTTACAGCTGCAAACATGTGTTAATGTCTCAAATCAGGCTCTAGTAGATGTTTTGACAAAATGCACTAATGTTCAACATTTGGATGTAACGG gTTGCACGCAAATTAATACCATAACACCGAATCCAAATTTGGAACCACCCAGAAGacttttattacaatatttagatttaaccGATTGTACAGCTTTAGATGATGTGGGTCTAAAAATTGTGGTTAAAAATTGTCCTCAATTGGTGTATCTTTATTTAAGGCGCTGCATACAAATCACTG ATGCAGGCTTAAAATTTGTGCCAAGTTTTTGCATAGCTCTTAAAGAGCTTAGCGTTTCCGATTGCCTCAACATTACCGATTTCGGCCTCTACGAATTGGCCAAACTAGGCGCAGCATTACGCTATCTCTCTGTAGCCAAATGTGACAGGGTATCTGATGCGGGTCTAAAAGTAATTGCAAGACGTTGCTATAAATTACGCTACCTAAATGCTCGGGGTTGTGAAGCGGTTAGTGATGATTCCATAACAGTACTGGCACGTTCATGTCCTCGCTTGAGAGCTCTCGATATTGGCAAGTGTGATGTGAGTGATGCTGGCCTAAGGGCTTTGGCCGAAAGTTGTccgaatttaaagaaattaagttTACGAAATTGTGATATGATTACCGATCGTGGCGTCCAATGTATTGCGTACTATTGTCGCGGTCTGCAGCAATTGAATATACAAGATTGTCAGATATCCATTGAAGGCTATAGAGCTGTTAAGAAATATTGTAAAAGATGTATTATCGAGCATACAAATCCAGGATTTTGTTAA